One region of Wyeomyia smithii strain HCP4-BCI-WySm-NY-G18 chromosome 3, ASM2978416v1, whole genome shotgun sequence genomic DNA includes:
- the LOC129731773 gene encoding adenosine 3'-phospho 5'-phosphosulfate transporter 1, whose protein sequence is MRNFVPDLIICFVLIITITVFRLFSSILHESLGDGPAVPPVAVADGTVIQAQEEELTLSQLIDRKSKEYSWLLRLSVNTLGYICIFIPGLLIYKYTRRIKYLERSDKSLFGNVVRVCFGSGSDGERGLESKTADRGSGAKRTSMQDCFLLVYCLLGLMGSYLTWGVLQEKIMTQEYVNADKKKAHFKDSQFLVFTNRVLGFLITAVYLTAKSQLRQRAPLYKYSYASFSNIMSAWFQYEALKFVSFPTQVLAKSCKIVPVMIMGKIVSRNKYEFYEYITAIMISVGMIFFLTGSTDESKTTAMTTLTGVLLLTFYMIFDSFTSNWQGELFKTYSMSSIQMMCGVNLFSTLFTAASLSMQGGFYSSLQFAAEHPKFVLDCVVLSISSAIGQLFIFYTIATFGAVVFTIIMTLRQAIAILLSCLIYKHSISRLGIFGVLIVFAAIFLRVYCNHRMKTIRRRHMADAAVGKPRLNV, encoded by the exons ATGAGAAACTTTGTTCCGGATTTGATAATATG TTTCGTATTAATAATTACCATAACAGTGTTTAGACTGTTTTCAAGCATCCTGCATGAAAGTCTCGGCGATGGGCCAGCTGTTCCGCCTGTTGCCGTTGCAGATGGGACTGTAATTCAAGCACAGGAGGAAGAACTAACGTTATCGCAGTTGATCGACCGAAAGTCAAAAGAGTATTCCTGGCTACTGAGGCTGTCGGTTAACACGCTGGGGTATATTTGTATATTCATTCCCGGTTTATTGATTTACAAATACACTCGCCGCATTAAATACTTGGAGCGATCCGATAAATCATTGTTTGGGAATGTAGTGCGAGTATGCTTCGGAAGCGGTTCGGATGGAGAACGTGGATTAGAGAGCAAAACAGCTGATAGAGGGTCAGGCGCTAAAAGAACCTCTATGCAGGATTGTTTCCTTCTGGTTTACTGTCTGCTTGGATTAATGGGATCCTATTTGACGTGGGGCGTTCTGCAAGAAAAAATCATGACTCAAGAATATGTTAACGCTGACAAGAAGAAAGCACATTTCAAAGATTCTCAGTTCCTCGTGTTTACTAATCGTGTTCTAGGATTTCTAATAACAGCAGTTTATCTTACCGCAAAAAGTCAACTGCGACAACGAGCTCCTCTGTACAAATACTCGTACGCATCATTCTCCAACATTATGAGCGCGTGGTTCCAGTACGAAGCCCTCAAGTTTGTCAGCTTTCCTACTCAAGTGTTAGCTAAATCCTGTAAAATAGTACCTGTTATGATAATGGGTAAAATTGTGTCTCGCAACAAGTATGAGTTCTATGAATATATTACTGCTATTATGATATCAGTGGGGATGATCTTTTTCCTCACTGGCTCAACGGATGAGTCAAAAACAACGGCTATGACGACGCTGACAGGAGTACTGCTGCTGACGTTCTATATGATATTCGATAGCTTCACTTCGAACTGGCAAGGcgagctgttcaaaacgtattCGATGTCTTCGATCCAAATGATGTGTGGAGTTAATCTATTTAGTACACTGTTTACGGCAGCTTCACTTTCCATGCAGGGTGGCTTCTACAGTTCTTTACAATTTGCTGCCGAGCATCCGAAGTTTGTTCTGGATTGTGTTGTCCTTTCCATATCGTCCGCGATTGGGCAATTGTTCATTTTCTACACTATCGCTACTTTCGGTGCGGTAGTCTTCACGATAATCATGACTCTTCGTCAAGCTATTGCCATTCTACTGTCTTGCTTGATCTACAAGCATAGTATCTCGAGGCTGGGCATCTTCGGAGTGCTGATCGTGTTTGCGGCCATATTCTTGAGAGTATACTGTAAtcataggatgaaaaccatcagaCGAAGACACATGGCGGATGCTGCAGTAGGCAAACCACGTTTGAATGTTTAG
- the LOC129728978 gene encoding uncharacterized protein LOC129728978, whose product MVHGDSSALYPCRVLLDSASQMHFVTERFANLLSQRKEPVDYLVSGLNGSNTRLRNMIRTTIQSCNGGFATELQFLVAPRITGDVPSKSFDISNWPIPSGIEWADPAFNKRGRIDMLIGAEIFWDLVKDDRITLANNLPVLMKTELGWIAGGVLTEQSAVLAHSFCQIANEERLEDLLKCFYRLESCDEINTSRRNDQECLDHFKMTHTRDKDGRYFERHPFNERKNELGVSREMATRQFLNLERRLDRQPELKQLYIDFMENYERLGHMSKIELDGNEDPESAFYLPHHGVLKPTNTTTKLRVVFDGSAKSSTGVSINDVLEIGPVVQRDLASILMNFRGFRYVFTVDIPMMFRQIGVLSPDSRYQRILFRKGQDELLTTWELKTVTYGLAPSPFQATMVLNQLAEDYQNELPEAAYAVKRGTYMDDILTGADTLPDAYKLLQDVKALLAKGCFGTHKWCSNVEVLMKNVSEELTGDRFDITDDNSRAVVKTLGVVWNPREDWFSFNVVKCEASAITRRKILSEVAKIFDPLGLIGPVITTAKLILREISMLQTDWDDPVPQDLLRAWQSFRKELMQLNDLQVPRYISSEDAVTVELHGFSDASDHAYGACVYARVVHSDRTTTMNLISSKSRILPKKSNKTKAITTPRGELLAAVLLSRLIDKVLQSFDLRFDSVNLLTDSRIVYCWIKKPPQSLQTYVSNRVAEVQKLTGHFQWHHVPTNQILYPVASALAIYT is encoded by the coding sequence ATGGTTCACGGTGATAGCAGTGCACTTTATCCATGCCGTGTATTGCTCGATTCGGCCTCGCAAATGCATTTTGTTACAGAACGTTTTGCGAATCTACTATCGCAGCGAAAGGAACCAGTAGATTATTTGGTTAGCGGATTAAATGGTTCAAATACACGTCTTAGAAATATGATTAGAACCACAATACAATCTTGTAATGGAGGATTTGCAACGGAATTGCAGTTTCTAGTTGCTCCACGAATCACAGGAGATGTTCCGTCAAAGTCTTTCGATATCTCGAACTGGCCAATCCCCAGCGGAATCGAGTGGGCCGATCCAGCATTTAACAAACGAGGACGCATCGATATGTTGATTGGTGCTGAAATATTCTGGGATCTTGTGAAAGATGATCGTATTACTCTTGCAAATAACTTACCGGTTCTTATGAAGACTGAACTTGGTTGGATAGCCGGAGGAGTGCTAACTGAACAAAGCGCAGTTCTTGCTCATTCATTTTGCCAAATTGCCAATGAAGAACGACTTGAAGATTTACTGAAGTGTTTTTATCGGCTGGAATCATGTGATGAGATAAATACTTCTAGGAGAAACGATCAAGAATGCTTAGATCATTTTAAAATGACTCATACTCGAGATAAGGATGGCAGATACTTTGAACGGCACCCCTTCAATGAACGAAAAAATGAATTGGGTGTTTCCCGCGAAATGGCAACTCGACAATTCCTGAATCTGGAGAGACGTCTCGATAGGCAACCAGAGCTAAAACAGCTGTACATTGACTTCATGGAGAACTACGAACGGCTGGGTCATATGAGTAAGATCGAGTTAGACGGAAATGAGGACCCAGAGTCTGCATTTTACTTGCCGCACCACGGCGTGTTGAAGCCTACGAATACGACAACCAAGTTAAGAGTTGTTTTTGATGGTTCTGCCAAAAGCTCTACTGGTGTATCCATCAATGATGTTCTCGAAATTGGACCGGTCGTTCAGCGTGATTTAGCTTCTATTTTGATGAACTTCCGAGGATTCCGTTATGTCTTTACAGTTGACATCCCGATGATGTTTCGACAAATCGGTGTGTTGAGCCCCGATAGCAGATACCAGCGTATACTGTTTAGAAAAGGCCAAGATGAATTACTGACAACGTGGGAGCTAAAAACTGTCACCTACGGCTTGGCCCCATCCCCATTCCAAGCTACGATGGTGCTGAATCAGCTTGCAGAAGACTACCAAAATGAACTTCCAGAAGCTGCGTACGCTGTCAAAAGAGGAACTTACATGGATGATATTTTGACGGGAGCTGACACACTGCCAGATGCCTACAAACTGCTACAAGATGTGAAGGCGTTACTTGCCAAAGGATGTTTCGGTACGCACAAATGGTGTTCAAATGTAGAGGTTTTAATGAAGAATGTTTCTGAAGAGCTCACAGGAGATAGATTTGATATTACTGACGACAACTCGCGTGCGGTTGTAAAAACCTTGGGTGTTGTATGGAACCCAAGGGAAGACTGGTTTTCATTCAACGTTGTGAAATGTGAAGCTAGTGCTATCACCAGAAGAAAGATTTTGAGCGAGGtagcaaaaatatttgatcCTCTTGGACTGATCGGACCTGTCATTACAACAGCGAAGTTAATACTGCGGGAGATTTCGATGCTACAAACGGATTGGGACGATCCAGTCCCTCAAGATTTGCTGCGAGCATGGCAATCGTTTCGGAAGGAATTGATGCAATTGAACGATCTTCAAGTACCTAGATATATTTCTTCTGAAGATGCTGTGACCGTAGAGCTACATGGATTTTCCGATGCCTCGGACCATGCCTATGGGGCGTGCGTTTACGCCCGCGTCGTACATTCTGACAGAACAACAACGATGAATTTGATTTCAAGCAAATCCCGAATTCTTCctaagaaatcaaataaaaccaaGGCTATAACGACCCCTCGCGGGGAGCTCCTAGCAGCAGTACTGTTGTCACGGCTTATTGACAAGGTTCTGCAGTCTTTTGATCTGCGGTTCGATTCTGTTAACCTATTGACTGATTCGAGAATTGTATACTGTTGGATTAAGAAACCTCCGCAAAGCCTACAAACCTACGTCTCTAACAGAGTGGCTGAAGTACAGAAACTAACGGGCCACTTTCAGTGGCATCACGTACCGACAAATCAAATTTTATATCCCGTGGCCAGCGCCCTCGCGATTTATACGTGA